AGTGTCTTCTTTACAGAGAGAGCCATTTACAATTgcaaaaggaaagggacagaaacTTTGTGAAATTGAAAGGATACATTTCTTcctcagtaaaaagaaaatagatgaactACGAAATCTACATAAACTGCTTTACAACAGACCAGGCACAGTGTCTTCATTAAAGAAGAATGTGGGTCAGTTTAGTGGCTTTCCATTCGAAAAAGGAAGTACCCAGtataagaagaaggaagaaatgttgaaaaaatttagaaatgccATGCTCAAGAGTATCTGTGAAGTTCTTGATTTGGAGAGATCGGGTGTAAACAGTGAACTGGTGAAGAGGATCTTGAATTTTTTAATGCATCCAAAGCCTTCTGGCAAACCCTTGCCAAAATCTAAAAAATCTTCCAACAAAGGCAGCGAAAAGGAACGAAACCGTTCTGGGGTAGCAAGGAAAGCTAAGAGAACCAAGTGTCCTGAAATTCTGTCAGATGAGTCTAGCAGTgatgaagatgaaaagaaaaacaaggaagagTCTTCAGATGATGAAGATAAAGAAAGTGAAGAGGAGCCACCAAAGAAGGTATCTAAAAAGGAAAAACCTAAACAGAAAACCACATCTAAAAGTAAAAAGTCTGCAAAAAGTGCTAATGTTAAAAAGGCAGATAGCAGCACCACCAAGAAGAATCAAAACAGTtccaaaaaagaaagtgaatctGAAGATAGTTCAGATGATGaacctttaattaaaaaactgaagaaaCCTCCTACAGATGAAGAGATAAAGGAAACAGTAAAGAAGTTGTTGGCAAATGCTAACCTGGAAGAAGTTACAATGAAGCAGATTTGCAAAGAGGTATATGAAAATTATCCTGCTTATGATTTAACTGAAAGGAAAGATTTCATTAAGACAACCGTTAAAGAGCTAATTTCTTGAAATAAAGGACAGAGACGGATGACTATGCCCATGGATGTCAAGATCAGATTTATATTATAATACCAGCACAGAGAATGTAATCCCTTTTCTAAGTCCTTGCAAGCATTGTGTTCGTAAAACCTAATGCTGACCTTTTTATCTTGAGTGTTGCTTAAATTTAAGTTTGCTATTTCAAATTGCATTTCTATGcagttttaagttttaaagttttGCATGGCAgtaattttcttgcttttatagttgtattttgtacattttggatttctttataTAAGGCTATAGATTCTTGAACTGTTGTAGTTTTTAGTGTGCTTATTACTAGCTTAAGACATACTTTTAATCAAGTAGACCAGAAACTATTCTAATTAGCAATCGTACATGCAGACAGTTGCAGTATTtagtatatgaaatattttgaatacaCATCTGACCGTGtattcattatattaaaaatataccagCTTTAGCTATCCGGATGATTAAATCAGAACTTCACttctgcatgtgtatatatgtcaaaTTGTCAGCATGAGAGAAATGACAgatgttatttttgtatttttaaaaacaaatttgttgtatatagtttttttatttcttttgtgcagATCAATTTTTAAACTCATAGGTATCTTTACAGTTATAAACCATGAAGTGTCAGTGTTCAGCTAGGTGGTATAACAGAGCATTGAGAATCAGAATTCAGTCAAGAAAAAGCTGGAAAAAACCGAAAGTTCTGCTTTGCCTCAAAAGTGTCATCAACTGTAGTTTTAGTGTTAACTCTGCAAGTGTCTGTAAATAACTTTTATATAAGAATAGACCAGAATCAACACTTAAGAAACTTGGGGACAAGTGGGATTAAGTAAAAGCACATTTGGCTTATAATAAGTTAGatgatttttattaagtttttctgCCCACATAAAAGGCTGATATTTACAGGAGACCTCACCCCgtttataaaattatgataaatataCCAATTATAATGCTGGAAAGTAATGCGTAGGCAATAAAGGCTCtttgacagtaaaaaaaaaaaaaaaaaaaaaaacaaccacaggATACAGCACATTTCCCTTTTTTAGCTATTCAAATTATAATGTAGTACATtaacataatttatattaaaattaagctATTAAATTATACAATGTGGTATTGTAATAAAAGCAGAGTcttagatcaatggaatagaactaGAGCTCAGGAATAAACTTTCACATTAATTGGGCAGTTAAGTTTAtaacataaatttataatttataacttcTTCAAGTCAAGAACACAAAATGAAGCAAGATTGAGCCGGgacacagagggtaaggtgcttgccccgCAGCGCAAGCGGCTCACCCTGTTCACCCTGTTCTATGCCTGGCACTGCGTATGGCTCCTCAAACACTgatagaagtgatctctgagcaccaagtcagatGTAAGCCCTCAGAGCAGCCACTGGGGCGTGCAATCACACCCTCATCCCCACCAATGAAGAAAGGTAAGCCTCTTCAATGAACGGGGATAGAAAAAGTGCTAAGCCACACACAAAACAATGAAATTGAACCACGACCTTACATCATGAATAAAAGTTAAGTCAAACTGAAGAATTAGATGTCAGATCCaagtctataaaatacattgaagaaaacatgcaaaacACTTCATGATACTGCTGTGTTCAAGTGATTCAACATCCCAGGCAAGgaaaaaaggaacaaacaaatggaatatcaagtaaaaaaagtttaaataaaaatttaaaaataaattaattaattaaaaatacacaaaaacttttttttttttttgctttctaggtcacgcctggtgatgcacaggggttactcctggctttgcactcaggaattaccccagcggtgctcaggggaccatataggatgctgggattcaaacccggtcggcctcgtgcaaggcaaacgccctacccgctgtgctattgctccagcccacacaaaaACATTCTTAAAAAAGTTTCTATACTGCAAATGAAACTAtcactaaaatgataaaaattattattttatccctaaaataataaaaatatattttataataaaataaaataaaactttatcactaaaataaataactaatatctaaaatatgCTAAAGCActtaaaaatctcaacaaaaaACTCCATTAAGAAAAAGATGGGGTgattagacatttttaaaaaatgcttattaaTCAGGGAAAcgcaaataaaaatgataattagtTACAACTTTCGCTGTTGGTGTAAATGCAAATTGGTTCAGcttctatgaaaaataatatgaagattTTCCCCAAAGAAGTACTAAAACTTAACTACATTataatccagaaattccactacCAGATATATAGCTGAAGAATTAATTTCAAGAGTTACAGGAAAATCTACATTCAACAATCAATTTACAATAGTCAAACTTTGCAACagcaaagtttaaaataaaaagttcataTATATAAATGGAATAAGGCATACATAaaaatggaatgctactcagcaTATGAAATAGATGAAATTTTTTGTCTTGCTATGAcatagatggaactagaagaGTCAGGATGCTAAATGTGAAGTTACGTTAGGaggacaaaaatagtaacaaatgatTTCACCAGTGAGACAGGCATACCAGACGCCTTTCCTTTAGCAGTGAGACGCTTTTAGATTGAAACTAAACTGAGGCTATCGTTGGGAGGAGGGTCGTGGTTGTGCAAGGGAGGGTGTTACAGAGGTGGGAGTTTGTAGACACTTCGGTGGTGAGTATGGTGTGGTGACATGATTCTCAGAACAAAACACTGAGACTCATGTacctcaaataaattaataattacaaAGAAAAGTCTAATGGTACTATTTCAAAGTAAGCGAAGTTCAACAGTCAAGCACATAGCATTTAGCCTTACATGTataaggccctggattcaatcccaagaACAAAAATGGGAGGGGAGATAaactggggcgggagggggtagTAGGGGTTTGAGGTGCAGGTGGGAGGCAAAAGGAGTTAAATTTATCTTCGGCCTGATTGAATAGGCATCAGTCATACTGCCAGAcctcgcaccaggctgtttcatcagGAGCAACCCAGAGGGGTCAGATGAGTGCCCCTgtggccccaagggacccagccctagcagccaaaaatctccagaactcaacctccgCCATGCTCAAGGTTGCTCTCCTCACACCCgcgagtctcacccatgagtcaATCTATTCCTGGATCAAGCAGCCACgatatctcatactttacatCACACATACACCAAACACCACATCTGacagggtttaaagtagaaggcaatcaatcttagagtaaacaagtgtgtgtgtgtgtgtgtgtgtgtgtgtgtgtgtgtgtgtataagatatatatccacacatacatacagatatatataagcacacaaggctcaacctttaacgtgttattaatcttttatacaagggccTAACAGCTCgtgaatgaaatacaacaatcttcactcactttcttagaaattttttttggataataacaagaaactgtcactgtcatcccgttgctcatcaatttgctcaagctggcaccagtaacgtctcacaacaagctattttgagacttgctgttactgttcttggcatatcaaatacgtcacgggcgagatactctcggtagcttgctggactctccgagagggacagaggaatcgaacccaggttggccgcgtgcaaggcaaatgccttacccgatgtgctattgctccagtccaataaaaatgtataaaatgtatttaaagatacacagacacGTCTTTTACCAAAAATTAGGTTCAAACTATTcaaaagggccagagcaatagtagagtggagtaattaattcttgagtacagagccaggagtaacctctgagcattgtcaggtgtggtcccaaaacaaaaacaaaaaacaaaaaagatgaatcaagagacaattaaaaaaaattgttttggggggctggagcaatcaattcccagcatcccatatggtcccatgagcaccgccaggggtgattcctgagtgcagagccagagtaacctctgtgcattgacgggtgtgacccaaaaagaaaaaaaatattgtttttagaatttttagtaAGTATTAAAGCACAGCAAATCCAAATAGTcattgtacatttctcaccatttcctcatttttaagttacaaatggccaaaatgggTCACACTCTCTAGAAACAACTGTTCATCAACTACTATGAATGAGTGCAggttataatacaaaataaattacttcggtTCTGCTTTAGGAGCAGGGTTTAAGATTccggatggaaacatctgaaatatggtggtgggactggtgtttggatattaaacgTAATCAATTCTTgtgaacttataaaaataaaatttaattgaaaaaactgGCCTATTTTTTATGTAGGAATTTTGGAATACATAATTTACAAAAACTAAATCCTTTTTGAAAAACTTAATTCCATGAGATTTTTTTACAAACTAAGGAAGAAAATCGAAAAGCTTAACTTACCCTCTTTTCACTTTTGTAAAATCAAATGCAACTTGTCTGTATGAAACTGCTTTTTCATTTAGGTATCTACTATATCGCCTAATAAATGTAGACATGTCATATcctataagaaaagaaagagttttttcataacaaattaaAATCCCACTTTGTTTAGGACAATTCATACCAACCAATGATCATGTTCTTATATAGCATCTAAATTTAGTGATGTAAATTAAGTAATGAATACTGCATTAAACTCTGAAGTACATAATGACATTAAAAAAGATTTCATTTACTAAAAAGTCATTATGTCACATATGGTTTAAAAGGATCTTCCTCATGGAGCCAATGAGGTATCTGCAAGGAATGGAGCATACCCTTGTTACTGCACGACTGCACCCTGGGCATAGTACTACTGAGCCCATGCACCCCTGGGGTCTATGGCCCAACTGCCGCTAGCATGGCCAGGCACAACCATAATGCATTCAGACCTGTACTGCACGGCTGAGTATCACCCTAAATGGGTCTTAGAGCTCCTAGACCTAAAGATAGGGAGGCCCCGCTCCCAACATTATCTTTCATCTTAAAATAATGACTCTCAACTTTttttacacccacaaactggtaAAAGGGGGAGAAATATCTCAGACCtctagagcagaaataaaaaacaattattcCATGCCTTAGTCTATAAATCtaacattataaaatgaaaagttttatcCATTCATATTTGTTACGGGCATTTTTTTCAGTCCAGCAGGAAATTTCGCAGATCTTCTATAGCAGAGCAGAGACTCACTGTCATTAATCCACTAAATAAACCTGTTTTACT
The nucleotide sequence above comes from Sorex araneus isolate mSorAra2 chromosome 1, mSorAra2.pri, whole genome shotgun sequence. Encoded proteins:
- the LOC105943166 gene encoding protein DEK-like; amino-acid sequence: MSASGPAAEDGDGDPAPAAPEQEPEMPERREQSEDEEEEEEDDDDDDEDEEEEKEKSLIVEGKREKKKVERLTMQVSSLQREPFTIAKGKGQKLCEIERIHFFLSKKKIDELRNLHKLLYNRPGTVSSLKKNVGQFSGFPFEKGSTQYKKKEEMLKKFRNAMLKSICEVLDLERSGVNSELVKRILNFLMHPKPSGKPLPKSKKSSNKGSEKERNRSGVARKAKRTKCPEILSDESSSDEDEKKNKEESSDDEDKESEEEPPKKVSKKEKPKQKTTSKSKKSAKSANVKKADSSTTKKNQNSSKKESESEDSSDDEPLIKKLKKPPTDEEIKETVKKLLANANLEEVTMKQICKEVYENYPAYDLTERKDFIKTTVKELIS